The following are encoded together in the Streptomyces sp. NBC_00358 genome:
- a CDS encoding SUKH-4 family immunity protein, translating into MSTTDTDVKGAITLTGDELDPFVTHAGTRDRLTGPGLPRDGALLGFDALREHGLRTVADLAGGADKLAEELRDQLVIGALRSLDRDLESILLDGTTGEVSSARVPPDPARLDLAPLAPSLDALLSFAAATEELTVSRGGPGSFGPKAVAEVSDRLSAVFADGAGADVPPYWRMAALIRPLARIAGPGDGLVLGLPARLLDEEFGAGGIMRFEDVDFPPALTHEPTRRFLRESGLPEDGYLFQLDTEVPLPALTEYYADERPDEFAAGLLPAAADRLIRLGQLLEDTSLVVDGTTGAVLAWSEPDLTLRPLNADISTLAFTLWLVHREKTVDAAHGLSGSYGQLAATLTETLATVDPTACDRTPTLPGDDGRRYWPEIFEDRSGGLLYV; encoded by the coding sequence ATGAGTACGACTGACACCGATGTCAAAGGCGCGATCACACTGACCGGCGACGAACTGGATCCGTTCGTCACGCACGCGGGCACCCGGGACCGGCTCACCGGCCCCGGACTGCCCCGGGACGGCGCGCTGCTCGGCTTCGACGCCCTGCGGGAGCACGGCCTGCGCACGGTCGCGGACCTGGCGGGCGGTGCCGACAAGCTCGCCGAGGAACTGCGCGACCAGCTCGTCATAGGGGCGCTGCGCAGCCTCGACCGGGACCTGGAGTCGATCCTGCTGGACGGGACGACGGGCGAGGTCTCGTCGGCCCGCGTCCCGCCGGACCCCGCCCGGCTGGACCTCGCGCCCCTGGCTCCCTCCCTGGACGCCCTGCTGAGTTTCGCGGCGGCCACCGAGGAGCTGACCGTGTCCCGGGGCGGGCCGGGCTCGTTCGGCCCGAAGGCGGTCGCCGAGGTGTCGGACCGGCTGAGTGCCGTCTTCGCCGACGGCGCGGGCGCGGACGTGCCCCCGTACTGGCGGATGGCCGCGCTGATCCGTCCGCTCGCCCGGATCGCCGGACCGGGCGACGGGCTGGTGCTCGGCCTGCCGGCGCGGCTGCTGGACGAGGAGTTCGGCGCGGGCGGGATCATGCGCTTCGAGGACGTCGACTTCCCGCCCGCGCTGACGCACGAGCCGACCCGCCGCTTCCTCCGGGAGTCAGGCCTGCCGGAGGACGGCTACCTCTTCCAGCTCGACACGGAGGTGCCGCTGCCGGCGCTCACCGAGTACTACGCGGACGAGCGCCCCGACGAGTTCGCCGCCGGCCTGCTCCCGGCCGCCGCCGACCGCCTGATACGCCTCGGCCAGCTCCTGGAGGACACGAGCCTGGTCGTGGACGGCACCACGGGCGCGGTGCTCGCCTGGAGCGAGCCGGACCTCACCCTGCGCCCCCTGAACGCGGACATCTCCACGCTGGCGTTCACCCTCTGGCTCGTCCACCGCGAGAAGACCGTGGACGCGGCCCACGGCCTCAGCGGCTCCTACGGCCAGCTCGCGGCCACCCTGACCGAGACCCTCGCCACCGTCGACCCCACCGCCTGCGACCGGACCCCGACCCTCCCGGGCGACGACGGCCGCCGCTACTGGCCGGAGATATTCGAGGACCGGTCGGGCGGCCTGCTGTACGTGTAG
- a CDS encoding xanthine dehydrogenase family protein molybdopterin-binding subunit: MTNQAATATPAAHETGPEPLPHGLGVSLPAAEDRAKTEGTFPYAADLWAEGLLWAAVLRSPHPHARIVSIDTSHAREMPGVRAVITHEDVPGTPLHGRGRADRPVFASEVVRHHGEPIAAVAADHPDTARMAAAAVIVEYEVLEPVTDPEHAFEAEPLHPDGNLIRHIPLRHGDPDAVGEIVVEGLYRIGRQDPAPIGAEAGLAVPRPDGGVELYIASTDPHSDRDAAAACYGLEPARVKVVVTGVPGATADREDQGFQVAIGLLALKTGCPVKLTATREESFLGHAHRHPTLLRYRHHADADGMLVKVEAQILLDAGAYADTSGESLAAAVSFACGPYVVPNAFIEGWAVRTNNPPSGHVRGEGALQVCAAYEAQMDKLAKKLGTDPAELRLRNAMATGDVLPTGQTVTCPAPVAELLQAVRDYPLPALPKDTPEDEWLLPGGPEGAGEPGAVRRGVGYALGMVHMLGAEGADEVSTATVKVHDGVATVLCAAVETGQGFTTLARQIVQETLGIDEVHVAPVDTDQPPAGPSCRGRHTWVSGGAVERAAKMVRTQLLQPLAHKFGMSTELLQITDGKITSYDGVLSTTVTEAMDGKELWATAQCRPHPTEPLDEAGQGDAFVGLAFCAIRAVVDVDIELGSVRVVELALAQDVGRILNPAQLTARIEAGVTQGVGAALTENLRTARGLVRHPDLTGYALPTALDAPDIRIVKLVEERDVVAPFGAKAASAVPVVTSPAAIASAVRAATGRPVNRLPIRPQAAVVTSS, translated from the coding sequence GTGACCAACCAAGCCGCGACCGCGACACCGGCGGCGCACGAGACGGGCCCCGAGCCCCTGCCGCACGGGCTCGGCGTCTCGCTGCCCGCCGCCGAGGACCGGGCCAAGACCGAGGGAACCTTCCCCTACGCCGCCGACCTGTGGGCCGAGGGCCTGCTGTGGGCCGCCGTGCTCCGCTCGCCGCACCCGCACGCGCGCATCGTGTCCATCGACACCAGCCACGCGCGCGAGATGCCCGGCGTACGCGCCGTCATCACCCACGAGGACGTGCCCGGCACCCCCCTGCACGGCCGCGGCAGGGCCGACCGACCGGTGTTCGCCTCCGAGGTCGTACGCCATCACGGAGAGCCCATCGCGGCCGTCGCCGCCGACCACCCGGACACCGCGCGGATGGCCGCCGCCGCCGTCATCGTCGAGTACGAGGTGCTCGAACCGGTCACGGACCCGGAGCACGCCTTCGAGGCCGAGCCGCTGCACCCCGACGGCAACCTGATCCGGCACATCCCGCTGCGTCACGGCGACCCGGACGCGGTCGGCGAGATCGTCGTCGAGGGCCTGTACCGCATCGGCCGCCAGGACCCCGCCCCCATCGGCGCCGAGGCCGGACTCGCCGTGCCCCGCCCCGACGGCGGCGTCGAGCTCTACATCGCCTCCACCGACCCGCACAGCGACCGGGACGCCGCCGCCGCCTGCTACGGCCTCGAACCCGCGCGCGTGAAGGTCGTCGTCACCGGCGTCCCCGGAGCCACCGCCGACCGCGAGGACCAGGGCTTCCAGGTCGCGATCGGCCTGCTCGCCCTGAAGACCGGCTGCCCGGTCAAACTCACCGCCACGCGCGAGGAGTCCTTCCTCGGCCACGCCCACCGGCACCCGACCCTGCTGCGCTACCGGCACCACGCCGACGCCGACGGCATGCTGGTCAAGGTCGAGGCACAGATCCTGCTCGACGCGGGCGCCTACGCCGACACCTCCGGGGAGTCCCTCGCCGCCGCGGTCTCCTTCGCCTGCGGCCCGTACGTCGTCCCGAACGCCTTCATCGAGGGCTGGGCCGTGCGCACCAACAACCCGCCTTCCGGGCATGTACGCGGCGAGGGCGCCCTCCAGGTCTGCGCCGCCTACGAGGCCCAGATGGACAAGCTGGCCAAGAAACTCGGGACGGACCCCGCGGAACTGCGCCTGCGCAACGCCATGGCCACCGGAGACGTCCTGCCGACCGGCCAGACGGTGACCTGCCCGGCGCCCGTCGCCGAGCTGCTCCAGGCCGTACGCGACTACCCACTGCCCGCCCTCCCCAAGGACACGCCCGAGGACGAGTGGCTGCTGCCCGGCGGCCCCGAGGGCGCGGGCGAGCCCGGTGCCGTACGCCGCGGTGTCGGCTACGCGCTCGGCATGGTGCACATGCTCGGCGCCGAGGGTGCCGACGAGGTCTCGACGGCCACCGTGAAGGTCCACGACGGCGTCGCCACGGTGCTCTGCGCGGCCGTGGAGACCGGCCAGGGCTTCACCACGCTGGCCCGGCAGATCGTCCAGGAGACGCTCGGCATCGACGAGGTGCACGTGGCCCCGGTCGACACCGACCAGCCCCCGGCGGGCCCGAGCTGCCGGGGCCGGCACACCTGGGTGTCCGGCGGAGCGGTGGAGCGCGCGGCCAAGATGGTCCGCACCCAGCTACTGCAGCCGCTGGCGCACAAGTTCGGCATGTCCACCGAACTGCTCCAGATCACCGACGGCAAGATCACCTCGTACGACGGTGTCCTGTCGACCACGGTCACCGAGGCGATGGACGGCAAGGAGCTGTGGGCGACCGCCCAGTGCCGCCCGCACCCGACCGAACCGCTGGACGAGGCCGGCCAGGGCGACGCCTTCGTGGGCCTCGCCTTCTGCGCCATCCGCGCGGTGGTGGACGTCGACATCGAACTGGGTTCGGTACGGGTCGTGGAGCTGGCTCTCGCCCAGGACGTCGGCCGGATCCTCAACCCGGCCCAGCTCACGGCCCGCATCGAGGCGGGCGTCACCCAGGGCGTCGGCGCCGCGCTGACCGAGAACCTCCGGACGGCCCGCGGCCTGGTCCGGCACCCCGACCTCACCGGCTACGCCCTGCCGACCGCCCTGGACGCGCCCGACATCCGCATCGTCAAGCTGGTCGAGGAGCGCGACGTCGTCGCCCCCTTCGGCGCCAAGGCGGCCAGCGCGGTGCCGGTCGTGACCTCGCCGGCGGCCATCGCGTCCGCCGTACGGGCGGCCACCGGCCGGCCCGTCAACCGACTCCCGATCCGCCCCCAGGCGGCCGTGGTGACGTCCTCGTGA